CCTCTCCCTATACAACTCATACAGTGAAAAGAGGAGATACTCTATGGTCGATTGCACAACAATACAACGTATCAATTCAATCTATTATCTCTGTTAATCATTTAACTAATCCTGATTTGTTAACGCCTGGCACTCAATTAGTAATTCCACCCGTTATTCATATCGTCCAACCTGGAGAAACGTTATCCCAAATTGCTTATCAATATAGTACGACTGTTCAAGCCATTGCTGTTGAAAATGGCATTTCAAATCCAAATTTGATTTATGTAGGTACACACTTAATCATCCCAAGAGCAAAGCCTTTAATTGAGGTGAACGCCTATACGTATGAAAAGCCAAAAGAAGCTGTTCAATCTATAAATGCCATTGGCCATCTTCTTACTTATTTTAGTCCTTTTGCTTATATAATAAAGGAGGATGGAACTTTAGAGCCGCCCGATGATCAAGAAATGATTGCAGCTGCCAATGCAAAAAACATTACACCTATGCTAACCCTTACAAACCTAACTTCTACTGAAACAGGCTCTAACTTATCACATATTATTTTATCAAGCGCAGCATTACGTGAAAAAGTGATTACAAATACTCTACAAGTAATGCAGGAGAAGGGCTATAAAGTTTTAAATATTGATTTTGAATACGTCCTTCCAGCAGATCGAGAAAATTATACTGCCTTTCTTCAACTCGCTGCTGACCGTCTACATCCGTATGGCTATCTAGTATCTTCAGCACTTGCACCTAAAACAAGCGCAGCACAGGTAGGAACACTGTATGAGGCTCACGATTATGAAGCACATGGGAAGATTGCAGATTTTGTAGTATTGATGACCTATGAATGGGGGTATCGGCTTGGCCCACCACAAGCAATATCTCCAATTAATGAAATGAGGAAAGTTGTTGAATATGCTTTAACTGCTATGCCTGCTGAGAAAATACTTTTAGGCTTCGAACTTTATGCTCGTGATTGGCTTTTACCACATGTAAAAGGACAAGAAGCAGAAACATTCAGTTCTCAAGAAGCTGTTAATCGGGCAATAAAATATGGTGCAACCATTCAATATGATCTAGTTGCACAGTCACCATATTTTCGTTATGTTGATGAACATGGGAAGCAACACGAAGTTTGGTTTGAAGATGCTCGAAGTGCACAAGCTAAGTTTGATATGGTGCGACACTATAACCTTAGAGGAA
This genomic stretch from Lysinibacillus pakistanensis harbors:
- a CDS encoding LysM peptidoglycan-binding domain-containing protein, whose amino-acid sequence is MIIHVVSAGETLWQIANHYFVPIQEIIQLNGLSNPDQLVIGQSLVIPSPYTTHTVKRGDTLWSIAQQYNVSIQSIISVNHLTNPDLLTPGTQLVIPPVIHIVQPGETLSQIAYQYSTTVQAIAVENGISNPNLIYVGTHLIIPRAKPLIEVNAYTYEKPKEAVQSINAIGHLLTYFSPFAYIIKEDGTLEPPDDQEMIAAANAKNITPMLTLTNLTSTETGSNLSHIILSSAALREKVITNTLQVMQEKGYKVLNIDFEYVLPADRENYTAFLQLAADRLHPYGYLVSSALAPKTSAAQVGTLYEAHDYEAHGKIADFVVLMTYEWGYRLGPPQAISPINEMRKVVEYALTAMPAEKILLGFELYARDWLLPHVKGQEAETFSSQEAVNRAIKYGATIQYDLVAQSPYFRYVDEHGKQHEVWFEDARSAQAKFDMVRHYNLRGISYWALGFPFPQNWVLLNNDFSIKKVSL